A segment of the Candida albicans SC5314 chromosome 2, complete sequence genome:
TGTTATATGTAATTTTGCAAGATCCTTTTTTTACCCCAAATAGTAGTGACAATCTTTGTTTCTTCAAAGGAGTGTACACCCAAGAAGTTGGACCAAATGTAAGAATTTAAGGCGGctagagaaaaagaagaggagaagtttaattaaaaattagatatttccaatttaagtaaattgtttctttctaGATACGTATAACAAAGTATATTACAAACCAGGGTATAATTTTCTTAATGTGTTTAAACTctttttagatttttttataatacCGAAGACAAAGATGATGCTTgccatatttttttctagTTTGCTTTAATTTGTTGTGCTCCTCAACTTTGTCccacatttttttttctttctccaTTCTTTACCCCCATTTCTTCCCCGCCTCTCCGTCTCTCCGCCGTTCTTGTCCTCTTTCCACTACTACCgctaccactaccaccaaaaactaccaccaataaccaccaccatcCCTTTGAggtttttcttcaacatttATACCCAGGGTAactatttatatatattcaatCTAATTGTTGTATATATCATTTAACGTTGTATTGTTGGCAGTTCTCTTTGTTGGGAGTTGGGCCAACCaacaatataattaaaGATCTACATGTTATTGacaaattaatttaacattttaattgatttcaagTTCTTACGTACGTTTGAATCATAAATTACCTGTTCACTTGCTTGCTACGCTCTAGTAGGAATGACCATATTTTAAAACATCTAGTATTGGATTATCTTTACTGGCCCTTcttaaataaaaagaaatgaaaaaaaaaaaaaaataattgcaCCATATTTATTGGCAAACGTTTAAttactactaataatacTGTTCCAAATCACATATGAGCTGagttaatttaattatatcCCACGGTGTTGGAATCGGTAGACAGGTGTAGATTGGTATCTCTGTTCCGCTACTACTAGTTGATTGATTAAGATAGTATTATATTATACTCggttgtttgattttgttgttcatGCAAGTTTCGGATATAAACTGTcatagattttttttgttggacAATTACATTAAATGAACCGATGATAATTACACAAACTAGTAAACTTGGATATTACAATGGAAATAGCTGATAAttcagttgttgttgtggttttttcttttgcagctattgatttgataagGTTTTATTTGAGGGATACTTCCACTAATAGGTTCATTTATTCAACCAGCAGGAACcttgatttcttctttttggtgGGATCAAACTACCATCTTGCAAAATCATTCACATAgtatatttataaacaCATCACAGCATTACAAAGAGAGATATATCTATATTTAGAATAAACGACACCACAAGGATGCTTAAATTGATTAgtatcaaaataataattgtgaATCGAGTAACTGGATAATAATCATCAAgtaataattcttgaacTTGGAAATATCGAATAGTTCCAAATGTGACAGTCAACCCACTCAATATGGTACCCATGGCTCCAAGTGGTTTACCTAAAGTTTGAATCATTTGCAGTAAATTTGAATCACCTAAGGTATTGGTGTTGGCTTTTATCTCTAATCGATAAAATTGTAAAAACCCAATACTAAATGTTAAAAACACTAATGCTGTTCTAATCCACGATAGAAATGTTCTTTCATTTGCCATCTTGGAGTGTTTGAAAGttagtattattgttaatgtATCACAAAGCAGATAGACAACAACATGTTTTGCAAGAAAAGGCTTTGATGCCACactttttttcaataaattttacATACATGATCTCGAGCAACTGAGCCACggtttttcaaaactatttgaaattgaaataatttaGAACAATGGGTGAAAATTCTCCATTTATTAGGGATTTCTCCTTCTACTCCTTTTACTT
Coding sequences within it:
- the FGR18 gene encoding Fgr18p (Protein lacking an ortholog in S. cerevisiae; transposon mutation affects filamentous growth); protein product: MNKQTNLNDNKEVKGVEGEIPNKWRIFTHCSKLFQFQIVLKNRGSVARDHMANERTFLSWIRTALVFLTFSIGFLQFYRLEIKANTNTLGDSNLSQMIQTLGKPLGAMGTILSGLTVTFGTIRYFQVQELLLDDYYPVTRFTIIILILINLSILVVSFILNIDISLFVMS